The Acetivibrio saccincola genome window below encodes:
- a CDS encoding redox-sensing transcriptional repressor Rex: MSGNKKISMAVIRRLPRYYRYLSDLLKMDISKISSKELSQRMGITASQIRQDLNCFGGFGQQGYGYNVESLFNEIGNILGVNDKFNVVILGAGNMGQALANYSNFEKRGFNIIGIFDVNPDLVGKEINGKKVLHFDEFEEFIKNKRIDIAMLCVPYEKTPSVAEKVASLGVKGLWNFSPMDLKISHDVIIENVHLSDSLMVLGYRLKEKLRKDALAEAKK; this comes from the coding sequence ATGAGTGGAAATAAAAAAATATCCATGGCTGTAATAAGGCGTTTGCCAAGATATTACCGCTACTTGTCAGACCTGCTAAAAATGGACATATCAAAAATATCTTCAAAGGAGTTAAGTCAGCGTATGGGGATAACTGCATCTCAAATACGCCAGGATTTAAATTGTTTTGGCGGGTTTGGGCAGCAGGGCTATGGATATAATGTGGAATCTTTGTTCAACGAAATCGGAAACATTCTGGGAGTTAATGATAAGTTCAATGTGGTTATTCTTGGAGCAGGCAATATGGGACAGGCTCTTGCCAATTATTCAAATTTTGAAAAGAGGGGCTTTAACATAATAGGAATATTTGATGTAAATCCTGACTTAGTGGGCAAAGAGATAAATGGGAAAAAGGTACTGCACTTTGACGAATTTGAAGAGTTTATTAAAAATAAAAGAATTGATATTGCTATGCTCTGTGTACCTTATGAAAAAACTCCTTCTGTAGCAGAAAAAGTAGCCAGCCTGGGAGTAAAGGGACTTTGGAATTTTTCACCTATGGATTTAAAGATTAGTCACGATGTCATTATTGAAAATGTTCATTTAAGCGACAGTTTAATGGTACTAGGCTACAGGCTTAAAGAAAAATTAAGAAAAGATGCCTTGGCAGAAGCAAAAAAATAA
- a CDS encoding ABC-F family ATP-binding cassette domain-containing protein produces MIILSCNKINFSFGINKILDNVSFSIKNTDKTGIVGVNGAGKTTLFKILTSEYTPESGEIYIAKDLNIGYLEQNSGLDENNTLLEEVLTVYSHFIDMEARIKELEKCISTEKNEEVLNAYMKEYSRLSEDFSMLGGFEYNSRAKGVLKGLGFSEEDFDLKVGKLSGGQKTRLSLSKLLLKEPDLLLLDEPTNHLDISAVEWLENFLKEYKKSVMVISHDRFFIDKVADKILEIENRHVKLYNGNYSDYIKQKALDREIQQKHYEQQQKEIAKMEVFIEQQKRWNRERNIIAAESRQKAIDRMEKIEKPEKLPDKIKVKFKSNISSGKDVLFVENLSMEFPGKPLFKDLSFNVRKGEKIFILGANGTGKTTLLKILTGNLKQTSGNFRYGYNVEMSYYDQEQESLDPDNTVLDEVWDASPDILQTEIRNALAIFLFKGEDVFKRISDLSGGEKSRVALIKIMLSGSNLLLLDEPTNHLDINSREVLEESLSDFDGTLIVVSHDRYFINKLATRIIYIENESSILDFNGNYEDFLSYRNRINASNENSENTNKKISSGKLQHLASKEEKARKRRLEKLILNTEKRIFQVESRLDEINKKMQSEEVASDHVKLMELNKEHDELNKELEELYKTWEEASLEASNYSSP; encoded by the coding sequence ATTATTATTTTAAGCTGCAACAAGATAAATTTTTCATTTGGGATAAACAAAATACTGGATAATGTATCCTTCAGCATAAAGAATACTGATAAAACGGGTATTGTAGGGGTTAATGGTGCCGGCAAAACCACCCTCTTTAAAATATTAACTTCAGAGTACACCCCTGAAAGCGGGGAGATATACATTGCCAAAGACTTAAATATTGGGTATTTGGAGCAAAATTCCGGACTTGATGAAAACAACACCTTACTTGAAGAAGTGCTGACGGTGTATTCCCACTTTATTGATATGGAAGCCCGTATAAAAGAGCTGGAAAAATGTATAAGTACTGAGAAAAATGAAGAAGTTTTAAATGCATATATGAAAGAATACTCACGCCTGTCAGAAGATTTTTCAATGCTTGGCGGGTTTGAGTACAACAGCCGTGCAAAAGGTGTTTTAAAAGGTCTGGGGTTTTCTGAGGAGGACTTTGATTTAAAGGTTGGCAAATTAAGCGGCGGTCAAAAAACAAGACTTTCACTTTCAAAACTCCTTTTAAAAGAGCCTGACCTACTTCTTTTAGACGAGCCTACAAACCATTTAGATATCAGTGCAGTTGAATGGCTGGAAAACTTTTTAAAAGAATACAAGAAATCTGTAATGGTTATTTCCCATGACAGGTTTTTTATAGATAAAGTTGCAGACAAAATTTTAGAAATAGAAAACCGCCATGTAAAGCTTTATAACGGAAACTATTCAGACTATATAAAACAAAAGGCTTTAGACAGGGAAATACAGCAAAAACACTATGAACAGCAGCAAAAGGAAATTGCAAAAATGGAAGTTTTTATTGAGCAGCAAAAAAGATGGAACAGGGAAAGAAATATCATTGCTGCTGAAAGCAGACAAAAAGCCATAGATAGGATGGAAAAAATAGAAAAGCCGGAAAAACTTCCTGATAAAATCAAGGTAAAATTTAAAAGTAATATATCCAGTGGAAAAGATGTTTTATTTGTTGAAAATCTTTCAATGGAGTTTCCTGGAAAGCCATTGTTTAAGGATTTGTCTTTTAATGTAAGGAAAGGTGAGAAGATATTTATATTAGGTGCAAATGGCACCGGAAAAACCACCCTTTTAAAAATACTTACAGGCAATCTTAAACAAACCTCCGGGAATTTCCGGTACGGCTATAATGTTGAAATGAGCTATTACGACCAGGAACAAGAGTCTTTAGACCCTGATAATACAGTGTTAGATGAAGTATGGGATGCAAGTCCTGATATTTTACAAACTGAAATCAGAAATGCCCTTGCAATATTTCTTTTTAAAGGGGAAGATGTCTTTAAAAGAATATCGGATTTAAGCGGAGGGGAAAAGAGCAGGGTAGCACTGATTAAAATAATGCTCTCAGGCTCAAATCTTCTTCTTTTAGACGAGCCTACAAATCATTTGGACATTAATTCAAGGGAAGTACTGGAGGAATCCCTTAGCGATTTTGACGGCACATTAATTGTAGTATCCCATGACAGGTACTTTATTAATAAACTAGCCACCAGGATTATTTATATTGAAAATGAATCTTCAATTTTAGATTTTAACGGAAATTATGAGGACTTTTTATCTTACAGAAATAGAATAAATGCTTCAAATGAAAATAGCGAAAATACCAATAAAAAAATTTCTTCCGGCAAACTACAGCATTTAGCCAGCAAAGAAGAAAAAGCGAGAAAAAGGCGTTTAGAAAAGCTTATACTTAATACTGAAAAAAGGATATTTCAAGTTGAAAGCCGCCTGGATGAAATAAATAAAAAAATGCAGTCAGAAGAAGTGGCAAGTGACCATGTAAAGCTTATGGAACTTAATAAAGAACATGATGAGCTTAATAAAGAACTGGAAGAACTCTATAAAACATGGGAAGAGGCCAGCTTAGAAGCCAGCAATTACTCTTCACCGTAA
- the cwlD gene encoding N-acetylmuramoyl-L-alanine amidase CwlD encodes MILILKKDKILLMVLILLLSITVYNLKYSLDSKATEPTNAKSLKRTVIIDPGHGGEDPGAVGDNIQLKEKDINLIIGKRLKELLMEDGFNVIMTREEDGLLYKEGTKGYTNKRRQDLLNRKKIMDESEADIVVSIHMNKFPQSQYHGAQTFFPKNSEESKRLAQCIQRSLRDMVDPENKREALVKDTETLILKNIKKPTVIVECGFLSNAEEEQKLSTQEYQEKLAAAIKEGIKKYYGEE; translated from the coding sequence ATGATTCTTATACTTAAGAAGGATAAAATACTTTTGATGGTACTAATCCTTCTCCTTTCAATAACAGTATACAATTTAAAATACAGCCTTGATTCAAAAGCTACTGAACCAACAAATGCAAAATCCCTTAAAAGAACAGTAATTATAGATCCAGGGCATGGGGGGGAAGACCCGGGGGCTGTTGGTGATAATATCCAATTAAAAGAGAAAGATATAAACTTAATCATAGGAAAAAGGCTGAAAGAACTTCTTATGGAAGATGGCTTTAATGTTATTATGACCAGGGAAGAAGACGGACTTTTGTATAAGGAGGGAACCAAAGGCTATACAAATAAAAGAAGGCAGGACTTGTTAAACCGCAAAAAAATAATGGATGAATCAGAAGCGGATATAGTGGTCAGCATTCATATGAACAAATTTCCTCAGTCACAATACCACGGGGCACAGACATTTTTCCCTAAAAACTCTGAAGAAAGCAAAAGACTTGCCCAGTGTATTCAAAGGTCCCTAAGGGATATGGTGGATCCTGAAAACAAAAGAGAGGCTTTGGTAAAAGATACTGAGACACTTATCCTCAAAAATATAAAAAAGCCCACTGTTATAGTTGAATGTGGTTTTTTATCCAATGCTGAAGAGGAACAAAAACTTTCCACACAGGAGTACCAGGAAAAACTGGCTGCAGCTATAAAAGAAGGTATAAAGAAATATTACGGTGAAGAGTAA
- a CDS encoding CotH kinase family protein, whose translation MNKDKLKVISLILVSAVISGSIIFFLNSSESSNVSPTEKEAFNYENFDNIEEENTLVLSHKSGFYDEEFLLKVHLENLKANLENENIKIYYTLDGSEPNTGSNLYEDGIEIKNRKKDESIYSKIWDIADDYRPPSNVYKATVVRCRAFKGDTPVSNIITATYFVDKDAKNRYSLPIISLVSDPYNLFDYNHGIYVKGVFYDELYDSSLEPWEREGNFTQRGREWEREAYIEYFDGGEAKFSQNLGIRIHGGATRTYPQKSIRLYARGEYGQEFIEYPIFGNKKIMEEGNVADKFKTLLLRNGGNDGQSTIFRDALMQSLVEHTSLDIQAYKPVIVFLNGEYWGIHNIRERFDRHYFEQYYGVSRDDLVLMEGDGELVEGTEEDVVYYRNMINYIKNNSMKDPKHYRHISTLIDIENFILYNVAQIFFDNTDWPGNNYSFWRVRKENYDEDAPYGHDGRWRWVLYDTDFGFGLYPYYGGYNNNTLVHATEAGNNEWPNPDWSTFILRNLLENEEFKNQFINTFADHLNTSFKPEFVKKRIVEFKNLLEPEIDEHTSRWRPWPNWKRNVDALFEFAEKRPDAQREHIISFFNLEGISNISLDVSNKQHGYIRINSIDINDKTPGVEETVYPWTGRYFTGISLCITAVPLDGYKFVRWEGDVNENSQTIEVVPKEDMVIKAVFTKQ comes from the coding sequence ATGAATAAAGACAAATTAAAGGTAATTTCTCTGATATTAGTATCAGCAGTTATTAGCGGAAGCATAATATTTTTTTTAAATAGCAGTGAAAGCAGCAATGTTAGCCCGACAGAAAAAGAAGCCTTTAATTATGAGAATTTTGACAATATTGAAGAAGAAAACACCCTCGTTCTTTCCCACAAAAGTGGATTCTATGATGAGGAATTTTTACTTAAAGTCCATTTAGAAAATTTAAAAGCCAATTTAGAAAATGAAAATATCAAAATATATTACACATTAGACGGCAGTGAACCAAATACCGGTTCTAACTTGTATGAAGACGGGATTGAAATTAAAAACAGGAAAAAGGATGAGAGTATTTATTCTAAAATATGGGATATAGCTGATGATTACAGACCCCCGTCCAATGTATATAAGGCAACGGTAGTACGGTGCAGGGCTTTTAAAGGCGATACTCCTGTAAGCAATATAATTACAGCAACTTATTTTGTAGATAAAGACGCCAAAAACAGATACTCCCTGCCTATCATATCCCTTGTATCAGATCCTTACAATTTGTTTGATTACAACCATGGAATATATGTAAAAGGCGTGTTTTATGATGAATTGTATGACTCATCGCTGGAGCCATGGGAACGGGAAGGAAACTTCACCCAAAGAGGAAGGGAATGGGAAAGGGAAGCTTATATAGAGTATTTTGATGGTGGCGAGGCTAAATTCAGTCAAAATCTAGGCATCCGGATACATGGCGGGGCAACACGCACCTATCCTCAAAAAAGCATTAGATTGTATGCCAGAGGTGAATATGGGCAGGAATTTATAGAGTACCCCATTTTTGGAAACAAAAAAATAATGGAAGAGGGTAATGTGGCAGACAAGTTTAAAACCCTGTTATTAAGAAATGGCGGCAATGATGGTCAAAGTACAATATTCAGGGATGCATTAATGCAAAGTCTTGTAGAGCATACCTCTTTAGATATACAAGCGTATAAACCCGTAATAGTATTTTTAAACGGTGAATACTGGGGTATTCACAATATAAGGGAGAGGTTTGACAGACATTATTTTGAGCAGTATTATGGCGTAAGCAGAGATGACCTGGTGCTTATGGAAGGAGATGGCGAGTTGGTTGAAGGAACGGAGGAAGATGTAGTATATTACAGAAATATGATAAACTATATTAAAAATAATTCAATGAAAGACCCAAAACACTACCGGCATATATCCACACTGATAGATATTGAAAACTTTATTTTGTACAATGTAGCCCAGATATTTTTTGACAATACAGACTGGCCGGGCAATAACTATAGTTTTTGGAGGGTACGGAAAGAAAATTATGACGAAGATGCCCCATACGGCCACGATGGAAGATGGCGCTGGGTTTTATATGATACTGATTTTGGTTTTGGGCTGTATCCATATTATGGAGGCTATAACAACAATACCCTTGTCCATGCAACTGAGGCAGGCAATAATGAGTGGCCAAACCCTGATTGGTCTACCTTTATACTTAGAAACCTTTTGGAAAATGAAGAATTTAAAAATCAGTTTATAAATACATTTGCGGATCATTTAAATACATCTTTTAAACCTGAATTCGTTAAAAAAAGAATTGTGGAATTTAAAAACCTACTGGAACCTGAGATAGATGAACACACATCCAGATGGCGTCCATGGCCAAATTGGAAGAGAAATGTTGATGCGCTCTTTGAATTTGCAGAAAAAAGACCGGATGCCCAGAGGGAGCACATAATATCGTTTTTTAACCTTGAAGGGATTTCAAATATCAGCCTTGATGTTTCAAATAAACAGCATGGTTATATACGCATAAACTCCATAGATATTAATGACAAAACACCGGGAGTGGAAGAGACCGTATACCCTTGGACAGGGCGCTATTTTACCGGTATTTCCCTTTGTATAACTGCCGTGCCTTTAGATGGATATAAATTTGTCAGGTGGGAAGGAGATGTAAATGAAAACAGCCAGACTATAGAAGTTGTACCAAAGGAAGATATGGTAATAAAAGCAGTATTTACAAAACAGTAG
- a CDS encoding DNA-3-methyladenine glycosylase — protein MKLKRDFYERDTLEVAKELLGKYIIRVSEEGTTVGKIVEVEAYIGPLDAAAHTYRGKRSSRTEVAFGPGGHGYVYLIYGMYHCFNIVTNVQGKPEMVLIRAVEPVEGIELMKKRRNTEVLKNLCSGPGKLCQAMDITKKLHGIDLCGDNLYLLDNEKVREEDIIFTPRINIDYAGEAKEYPWRFLIKDNKFISTLKHVKKPNQTKK, from the coding sequence ATCAAATTAAAAAGAGACTTTTATGAAAGAGACACATTGGAAGTAGCTAAAGAGCTTCTTGGAAAATACATTATACGTGTTTCAGAAGAAGGTACCACTGTAGGCAAAATAGTTGAAGTGGAAGCCTATATAGGACCTTTAGATGCTGCTGCACACACCTATAGAGGAAAGAGGAGCAGCCGCACTGAGGTTGCTTTTGGTCCCGGAGGGCATGGATATGTATACCTTATTTATGGAATGTACCACTGTTTTAATATTGTAACCAATGTACAAGGGAAGCCGGAAATGGTTCTTATCCGGGCTGTTGAACCGGTGGAAGGAATTGAACTTATGAAAAAACGCAGAAACACTGAAGTTTTAAAGAATTTGTGTAGCGGACCGGGTAAGCTGTGTCAGGCAATGGATATAACAAAAAAACTCCACGGTATAGACTTATGCGGGGACAATTTATATCTTCTGGACAATGAGAAGGTACGGGAAGAAGATATTATTTTCACCCCGAGAATTAATATTGACTATGCCGGCGAGGCCAAAGAATATCCATGGAGGTTTTTGATAAAAGACAATAAATTCATTTCAACTCTAAAACATGTAAAAAAGCCAAATCAAACAAAAAAGTAA
- a CDS encoding carbohydrate-binding protein, with product MNKRFKKVSLSTIMLIGFALSAVLTNLTGVRANETTVTFEAESSYNINQGMIVNHSGCSGGQYVGLVGNGNILQFNNIYVEADGLYNVTVHYFSENMRYGYLEVNGNTEAGIIFPGLGNWNDLGSKTLQVNLKAGNNTLKFYNDFAYMPDFDRITVEGAIAQAVTGYEAEATGNIIDGIVINQSDCSGGKYVALNGLGNILQFNNIYAPSTGIYNIAIYYYSLNDSNGYISVNGETGTEINFRGIGNWDEQGVKYTTVFLQEGNNSIRFYNDFAYMPHFDRLCIVGEGYLLNNPGLEESNGINPYSWSIGNDHSKRSTFQWESGSGINSSKCISIIATAPTDAYWMQTVRLEPKKTTYLKDI from the coding sequence ATGAACAAACGCTTTAAAAAAGTATCTTTAAGTACTATTATGTTAATTGGATTTGCACTATCTGCTGTACTAACTAATTTAACAGGTGTCAGGGCTAATGAAACAACTGTAACTTTTGAAGCAGAATCAAGCTATAACATCAATCAGGGAATGATAGTTAATCACAGCGGTTGTTCAGGAGGGCAATATGTAGGATTAGTAGGTAATGGTAATATACTTCAGTTTAACAACATTTATGTTGAGGCTGATGGACTGTATAATGTAACTGTACATTACTTTTCTGAAAATATGAGGTATGGATATTTGGAAGTTAACGGTAACACAGAAGCAGGTATAATTTTCCCAGGGCTTGGAAATTGGAATGATTTAGGGTCTAAAACTCTTCAAGTCAACTTGAAAGCTGGTAACAACACTTTGAAGTTCTACAATGATTTTGCGTACATGCCTGATTTTGACAGAATAACAGTGGAAGGGGCAATTGCACAAGCTGTAACTGGTTACGAGGCAGAAGCCACTGGAAATATCATTGATGGAATCGTTATAAACCAAAGCGATTGCTCAGGAGGCAAATATGTTGCTTTAAACGGTTTAGGTAACATACTTCAGTTTAATAATATTTATGCTCCTTCAACAGGTATTTATAACATAGCAATTTATTATTATTCCCTGAACGATAGCAACGGATATATTAGTGTTAATGGTGAAACAGGAACTGAAATAAATTTTAGAGGTATAGGTAACTGGGATGAGCAAGGTGTCAAATATACTACTGTGTTTTTACAAGAAGGAAATAATTCAATAAGATTTTACAATGATTTTGCATATATGCCTCACTTTGACAGATTGTGCATTGTGGGAGAGGGGTATTTACTGAACAATCCTGGTCTTGAGGAATCAAACGGAATTAATCCTTACTCTTGGTCAATAGGAAATGATCATTCTAAAAGGTCAACTTTTCAATGGGAATCGGGATCTGGAATTAATAGTTCAAAATGTATTAGCATTATTGCAACTGCTCCAACCGATGCTTATTGGATGCAAACTGTAAGATTAGAACCTAAAAAAACTACATATTTAAAGGATATATAA
- a CDS encoding M60 family metallopeptidase, protein MACRLGNWWNLVSGKVMFDNLTIVPDNSLTRIEGNNIYLDLESTDLTSISNTNLNKWINRLDNAYEAYEDLVGFTPYNGEKMGILSTHYYPGGWAVAGNPIKWHQIYVSPELANINNNDDWSFGILHEISHNFDIEGWNFNDEFWANTKMYFIVEALNAKVKSNYIGAGLAEYYRNDCQDSYTKTILPRTGFHHDALTYCFIRIKDRIGIEPFKATFRHFITTGENPPTKLAKFNRFLQLLQENYNPGGNEVESTFPPGELNYILEPSFSNT, encoded by the coding sequence GTGGCATGCAGATTAGGAAACTGGTGGAACCTAGTGTCAGGTAAGGTTATGTTTGATAATCTCACAATAGTTCCAGACAACAGCCTAACCAGAATAGAAGGAAATAACATATATTTAGACCTTGAAAGTACTGATTTAACATCTATATCAAATACAAATCTTAATAAGTGGATAAATCGGCTTGACAATGCTTATGAAGCTTATGAAGACTTAGTTGGTTTCACTCCTTATAACGGAGAAAAAATGGGTATACTTTCAACTCACTATTATCCAGGTGGATGGGCTGTAGCAGGCAATCCGATAAAATGGCATCAGATATATGTAAGTCCTGAACTTGCAAACATTAATAATAATGATGATTGGTCTTTTGGTATATTGCATGAAATAAGTCATAACTTTGATATTGAAGGTTGGAATTTTAATGATGAATTTTGGGCAAATACAAAAATGTATTTTATTGTAGAAGCTTTAAATGCAAAAGTCAAATCTAATTATATAGGAGCAGGATTAGCCGAATATTATCGTAATGATTGCCAGGACAGTTATACAAAAACTATACTCCCAAGAACAGGCTTCCATCATGATGCTTTAACATACTGTTTTATAAGAATCAAGGATAGAATAGGTATAGAGCCTTTCAAAGCGACATTTAGACATTTTATAACTACTGGTGAGAATCCTCCAACAAAACTTGCGAAATTCAATCGTTTTCTTCAACTGCTGCAAGAAAACTATAACCCAGGAGGAAATGAAGTAGAATCAACTTTCCCTCCTGGTGAGCTAAATTATATATTAGAACCTTCATTCAGTAATACTTAA
- a CDS encoding secondary thiamine-phosphate synthase enzyme YjbQ → MEKLIVSTHKQTEMIDITAKIQQVVEKSGIKSGICTVFVPHTTAAVTINENADPDVVHDILMEINKIVPFNDGYLHMEGNSASHIKSSLFGFSEQIIIENGRLVLGTWQGIYFCEFDGPRQRQVYVKITG, encoded by the coding sequence ATGGAGAAATTAATTGTATCAACACATAAACAAACAGAAATGATTGATATTACCGCCAAAATACAGCAGGTCGTTGAAAAAAGCGGTATAAAGTCTGGCATATGTACGGTGTTTGTACCCCATACCACTGCAGCTGTTACAATAAATGAAAATGCAGACCCTGATGTTGTACATGATATTTTAATGGAAATAAACAAAATAGTCCCTTTCAATGACGGGTACCTTCACATGGAAGGAAACTCTGCCTCCCATATAAAATCAAGTCTGTTTGGCTTTTCAGAGCAGATAATTATTGAAAACGGAAGACTTGTCCTTGGAACATGGCAGGGCATATATTTCTGTGAATTTGACGGACCGCGCCAGAGACAGGTGTATGTCAAAATAACAGGGTGA
- a CDS encoding 5'-methylthioadenosine/S-adenosylhomocysteine nucleosidase family protein, producing the protein MVFIVTALKIEAEPLIEHFNLKKDMDIHLFPVYRNPDITLIISGVGKVKSAMAVTYLLSTHQTTLQDVLLNIGFCGTNSRKYSVGTMVAVNKVTDMDTNIDYYPDVFIKENIPFAGLCCYSRPVAQDMVQEEKEVFCDMESAGIMEASKKFYYAHQVILLKIISDYLNPEKLDKFQLKNFIKKSMPLIEKIIQNAVYLNNSFKGMWLDENEISLIDTVSQNLRFSKTMEKMLFKNAVQAKVKGIDVCKTIYPFLETKVNSKLEGKRIFEKIQQQLK; encoded by the coding sequence ATGGTCTTTATTGTGACGGCACTTAAAATAGAAGCAGAGCCTTTAATTGAACATTTTAATTTAAAAAAAGATATGGACATACACCTTTTCCCGGTGTACAGAAATCCTGATATCACACTTATAATAAGCGGTGTGGGAAAAGTTAAAAGTGCCATGGCGGTAACATACCTTTTATCAACCCATCAAACCACTTTACAAGATGTATTGTTAAACATTGGCTTTTGCGGTACAAATAGCAGAAAATACAGTGTTGGAACCATGGTAGCAGTAAATAAAGTAACGGACATGGATACTAATATAGATTATTACCCTGATGTTTTTATTAAGGAAAACATTCCTTTTGCCGGTCTTTGCTGCTATTCAAGACCTGTGGCACAGGACATGGTACAGGAAGAAAAGGAAGTTTTTTGTGATATGGAGTCGGCGGGTATTATGGAAGCTTCCAAAAAATTTTATTATGCCCATCAGGTAATACTTTTAAAAATTATATCCGACTATTTAAATCCTGAAAAGCTTGATAAATTTCAGCTAAAAAACTTTATAAAAAAAAGTATGCCGTTAATTGAAAAAATTATTCAAAATGCAGTATATTTAAATAACTCCTTTAAAGGAATGTGGTTAGATGAAAATGAAATAAGCTTAATAGATACAGTTTCTCAAAATTTAAGATTTTCTAAAACAATGGAAAAAATGCTTTTTAAAAATGCTGTACAGGCTAAAGTCAAGGGTATCGATGTGTGTAAAACAATTTACCCTTTTTTAGAAACAAAAGTTAATTCTAAATTAGAAGGGAAGAGAATTTTTGAAAAAATACAGCAACAACTTAAATAA